tacataatatctcttgactgcatcagaattgatagccatatccacacatttaccttctatgtctgttaaatacaaagcaccattgggcaacacctttgtcacaatgaacggccccttccagtttggggcgaacttgcctttagcttcagcctgatgtgggaggatgcgtttcaataccagCTGACCCACCTCAAATTTTTGGGGAtgcaccttcttgttgtatgctcttgccattcttCTCTGATACAGTTGACCATGGCATATTGCCGCCAatcttttttcatcaatcaaactcaattgctctagccgggttttgacccactcatcatcatcaatttcagcttcaaCAACGATTTGCagggatggaatctcaacttttgcaggtataactgcctcggttccatataccagcaaatagggagttgcgcctattgaagtgcgaacagtagtgcgataacccagtaaagcaaaaggtaacttttcatgccattgcctagAACCTTGCGCCATcttacgaagtatcttctttatattcttgttAGTAGCCTCAACAGCTCCGTTTGCCTTAGGACGATATGGAGTGGAATTTTGATGCATGATCTTGAACTGTTGGCAAACCTCTTTCATCAAACGACTGTTGAGTTTGGAAGCATTATCTGTGATGATTACCTTGGGAATTCCGAACCggcaaatgatgtttgaatgaacaaaatctaccacagccttcttggtcacggacttgaaagttaTAGCTTCGACAcacttggtaaagtaatcaatggccaccagaataaacctatgtccgtttgacgctgccggctcaatcggtccaatgacatccatgccccaagcaacaaAGGGCCAAGGTGCAAACATTGTGTGCAGCTCAGATggcggggaatgaatcaaatcaccgtgcacctggcattgatgacatttgcgAACGAAGCTGATGCAATCACGTTCCATGGTGAGCtaataataacctgctcgaagaatcttcttcgccaagacATACCCACTCATATGTGGCCCGCAAACCCCGGAATGCACTTCGGTCATGATAGTCGAGGCTTGTTTAGCATCTATATACCTTagtaatcctagatctggagttctcttgtacaatattcccccacttaagaaaaatccactagccagacgtcgaatggttctcttttgatcgcCCGTGGCATGTGCTGGATATACCcttgatttgatgtattccttGACATCATGGAATCAAGGCTCGCCATCAAGTTCCTCCTCAACCACATTGCAATAGGCATGCTGATCACGGATTTGGATTTGCAGAGGGTCGACGTAAGCCTTATCTGGATGGTGCAACATTGATGCCAGAGTAACCAGGGCGTCGAcaatctcattatgaatcctgggaatatgcctgaattctaccgacctgaatcgttgacaaagatcatgcagacattgtcgatacggtatgagcttcaaatcccgaatctcccattctccctgaatctggtgaaccaacaaatctgaatctcctaaaaccaatatttcttgaactcccatgtctatagctagcctcagacccagaatgcatgcctcgtattcagccatgttgttagtgcaataaaatcgaagttgagctgttacggggtagtgatgccttgtttcagaaatgagtacagcccctattccgacacctttcatgttatcagctccatcaaagaagagtttccaacctggcttttcatcatgatcagcctcgtcaacatacatcacttcttcatcaggaaaataagtcttcagtggCTCATTTACTTCATCCACTGGATTCTCGGCCAAATGATCGGCTagggcttgggctttcatcgcggtccgagtcacataaatgatgtcaaactctgtgagtaaaatctgccactttgccaatcttcctgtgggcataggcttctgaaagatatactttaaaggatccatgcgagaaatgaggtaagtagtgtaggatgacagataatgcttcaacttttgcgccacccaagtcagggcgcaacatgtcctttcaagaagagtatacttaacctcataaggagtgaacttcttgctgaggtaataaatggcttgctctttcttgcccgtgatgtcgtgttgacccaacacacaaccaaaagaattatccatgACCGTCAAATAGAGGAttaaaggtctcccaggttctggcgggaccaacacAGGGGGGTTTAGCAGGTaactcttgatcttatcaaatgcttcctgaCACTCATCACTCCACTTAACCGCAACACTCTTCtttagcaacttaaagatgggctcacaagttgtcgtgagttgagcgataaacctgctgatgtagtttaacctcCCGAGCAGGCTCATCACCTCAATTTTATTCTTTGGTGGTGGTAATTCTTGGATGGCCTTAATCTTTGACGGGTCCAACTCGATACCGTGtcgactgactatgaatcccaatatttttcccgacgggacaccaaatgcacattttgccggattgagcttgaggttgtacctgcggagcctttggaaaaactttctcaaatcCCCAACATGGTCGGACTGTTTCcttgactttatgatcacatcatctacataaacctcaatttccttgtgtatcatgtcatgaaatatggtagtcatcgccctcatgtaagttgccccagcattctttaaaccgaatggcattacccggtagcaATACGTCCCTCATGGCGTAATGAATGTTGTCTTTTCTGCGTCTTCCTCGTCCATcaggatctgatgatatcccatATAACAATCCATGAAAGACCCGatctcatgcttggcacaattatcAATCAGAATGTGGATGTTCGGTAATGAAAAGTTATCCTTTGGACTTGCCTTgttgagatcacgataatcaacacacacccTCGTCTTACCATCCTTTTTTGGTACTGGTACCACgttagctaaccaagtgggatactGAGTGACCCGAATGACTTTTGCCTCCAattgctttgtgatttcttctttaatcttcatactcatgtcagtcttgaactttcttaacttttgcttgacaGGAGGGAATGTAGGGTCAGCTGGCAATTTATGAGCTACCAAGTCAATTATCAAACCCGGcatgtcgtcatacgaccatgcaaagacatctttgtatgcaaacagtgttttgattatttcctccttgatttgcggttccagatgcacacttatcttggtttccctgacattattttgatcccctaaattgattgcttcggttttcattcaaattaggcttGGGTTTTTCTTCGAAGTGTTTTAGTTCTCTACTGACTTTCTCAAATGCCGCCTCTTCATCGtattctgtttcatcatcaccctctacttcttggatcgttatttcagatttagattggcttttaagatttggctgaaaattcctcatgcgtgtcatgtcattgaaaccagcataaaaagaactgtatagagagaaaaagcaaaaaacaaaaatgaaatgcTATCAGGATTAATGGAAAACTggaaattgtatttcattgaaaataaaaagatagaagggtttgtacATTGAAACAAGCAAAAACTAAGAAAAATCTGGATtaaccctggaataacccagatgacagaaaggaaaacaaagcaaactaccaaaactccttccggatggggagaggagtagctttccaattgctaagcttcacatttggcccaacaagctgcacatcggcattactggaaccttccccAATTTCGACCATATTAACCTCGTCAAACAgactctggaacctcttgatcagatcttcatcaaagtcgaccacaggTTTTGGGACCACTGATATTGGGCGTTTGGCGACCCCTGACTTGACGAAAGACTTGGAGATATGTGGAACAGGTTTAGGGAGTGACCATGCCTTTCCTTTCGAACTTTTAGCCTTTTTCACGTCCTTCCCTAtgagtgtgaatcccaaaccaaatgtaccgAAACTTTCACGTGGACACACCGGATGCACAATACCCTGCAGAGATGAACCCAGACCTTTGCCCGGCAGAAAAtcattcttcaacatttcatttgctaccatgacaGACGCGTATGGTATCTTCGGACCTAGGATGCATTCTCCTTCGGGAATTTTCCCGACAGACACTGTTTCGAACATTTGGTAAacccaaggccctttatcatcttcaacttcaataaatggaacgattgtgtcattgtaagcagatgagttctcatcaccgtgcacaactatttcctgcCTGTCCCATTCAAATTTTACCATTTGATGTAAAGAAGACGGGATTGCCTTGGCAGCATGGATCCAGGGCCTGCCCAACAACAGGTTATAGGAGACAAccacatctagcacttggaactccatagtgaGCTCTACTGGCCCTATTGACAAATCGAGCATTATATCACCAACagaatctttccctcctccatcGAAGCCTCGAACGCATACATTATTAGTGCGGATCCTTTCAGTGCCAATCTTCAACTTTTATAAAGTAGACAGAGGGCAAATATTCGCACTAGAACCGTTATCCACCAGTACCCTTGAGACGGCAGAATCCTCGCACTTCACTATGAGATAAAGAGCTCGATTATGTTCTGTACCCTCTATAGGGagttcatcatctgagaaagtgatcatgtttgcttcgaaaatcttgttagcaatcttttccaagtggttcaccgtgatcttatcaggaacatgAGCCTCgttcaaaatcttcatcagggctttgcggtgttcatctgaatgtatcagcaaagacaaaagagagatctgagctggtgttttcctcAACTGAttctacaatggaatagtcttgcattttcatctttttcaggaattcctcagcctcttcttcggtgaccgGCTTTTTTACCGGGATGTGGCGGTCCTTGAATGGCTTGGTTTTCCTCAGTTCTTCTGGGGTAAAACATCTCCCAGAACGAGTCAGTCCTCCGGTTCcattgacttcttcctctacttctttccctttgTATGTTACTATCACCTGTTTGTAATTCCACGGGACGGCCTTTGTGTCAACTATTGGTAATTGGGTCACTGGCTTAATAATAACGGGGGTAACACGAGCCCCTTCTACGATTATGACAGGCTTGCCTGGGACCCCTGGCACGACCACTTTTTGCTTTTCCTGGTTCGCTTCAACATCAACCGGAGGACCTTTCACAACCAATACAGATGGCTTCACGTTGAGCGTGCTTGGCTTCTCTGACACCCCTTCAACCGTCAAAGGCATTGCTTTTGCAAAATCTGGGGCTTTAACTGGATTACTTTCGCTAGCCCGGATTATCATGACagacttggaagaattcttgGGCTGCCCGtccttatgaactatctcaatcatatgtgtctctgcatgggctggcaaaggattttggttgatgtttggcgcctccgggctctggaccacaatttgatttgtatcaataagctcttggatcgccctcttcaaatgccaACACTTCTCTATGTCGTGCCCTGGGGCATCAGAATAATATACGCATCTGAGGGAATAATCAAGGTTCCTTGGAGGTGGATTTGGTGTCTTTGGCTCAATCGGCCTCAAAACgtccaactgcctcaacctttGAAACAAACTGGTGTACGACTCTCCAATaggggtgaaggtttctttctGCTGCTGCCTCTCTTTTCTATAATCCGGCCTTGATCGAAAGCTTGGACCGGTAGGGTCTCGGTATGGTTGTGGGGGTGGATaaggattttgtggagttggagcacgccattgcgggtaaggagggggttgTGCATATGACTGTGCgtggtgaacatggtattggggtaGCTCGACAGAATATCGAGGGTTTTGTGGTGGGAAATAATGCTGggatggattatatggagcttgggtgtaggTTTGAGGCCGGGGTTGAGTTTGGGTGTAGTGGTGAGGCGGACCCCTTAGGCCACGCCATGATCCGGAGACAAACATAGCgacatcttctttcttctttttgcctaacaggTTTCCAGTGCCActttgaattgcttgtgtggttgcttttatggcagagtagctcatgatcttgcttgacttgagtccctcttccaccattcctcccatctttaccacatcgttgaaggacttacctatggctgagatcaaatggccaaagtaagtgggctctagggcttgaagaaagtactcgaccatctcatcttcttccatCGGAGGGTAGACTCTGCAGCTTAttctctccatctgaaaccatattccctaaaTCTTTCATTGGACctcttctctaccttggtcaaagataggcgatccgggacaatgtctaaattgtactgaaagtgccgagcaaaggcctgagccaagtcatcccatgtgtaccacctgctagtgtcttggcgggtgtaccattctaaagctgccccactcagactctgactgaaatacgccattaataattcatctttcccaccggcgcctctcatattgctgcaaaagcctctcaaatgggccacgggatctccatgtccatcgtacgggtcaaacttgggcatcttgaacccagcgggcagttggacatccggaaataagcataaatccttgtaatccacacttacttggcttcctatcccttgcatgttcttcataGATTGCTCTAGACTCTTTACTTTCCTGAACATCTCGTCCTGCTCCACAttccgggatggtttctcagTTTCGACAGGAGGTTCAAAGTGAGGGGCATGGGAATAAGGATCCGCGACTTTGAAAGTTGGTCCCGAAACATaatattgggtatctggagcttggaacgcgggttcactagaagatctGTGAAGGGTAGCTCGCGGAAGGGCTACGAAAATAGGAGCGGATGTCGGAGCAGGGTATGCggttgttttggctggtggagcatgAAAGGTTTGGGACGAGGTGCCAGGGTAGTGGTGATAAGGGGTAAAGCCTGGTGCGTGCTGCGGGGAAAGGTCAATGGTAATGGGATCTTGGGCTTGTGACAGTGGTGGGATGAAAGCGGGATTTTCTGGGTAGTTAGCGGGGAATGAAGGTGGAGGATGCCCCCTGACCCAGGCTTGATACATTTCTgccatttgatgcttcaacctgtagacctcctctttcaattcagactcCGATTCTACAATCTCCCTTGGCGGGTCGACAACACCTGTGTCCGATTCTTTGCTATTCATGACTGCCTTGCACTTTGATCTGGTGTTATAggggtgacttgccaggatgccaacaaactaaccacctaaaaCAGAACCTGTCTATATGCACATACAACAACTTGGTCAGTTTTAAAGCAATTTACAGATAGGTAATCGCATATTGGGGATAAAATGCACTTGAGCAGTTAGACGTTTCTAAATGCATTGCGACGGCTTgtatgtttcatcccggcttttCCAAATTCTCCAATCCTGATTTTTCCATCTCTCCTTTTGCTGTGtttcgctcttttaattcttatttttttttctttagtttggcctctcttttctttcttccctcattttctctctttttctctctcttcttttttctattttcttttaagattatgatcgaatcctatggagattgcctacatatcatgacgccgcatgaatcgaATTATTACGTAGTTCAGATGAATAGATAcgaaaataatttatttcatcaataaaagacatctttttggattttctattacaaggactAAAAGTAGCGATGGCTGCAAAAGGAAAAATCtacaaactcgaaataaagtaatagacaacCTTGACAAAGACGAACAAGACTCGGAGAGAGTAAAATATAGATTATTAAAGgaaatcaaaaatacataagagcctccactGGTACTCCGGAGGCTTGCGGGACATTAGCTGGTCTCCGCACAGGCCTGcgggcaatatcttcttgaaggcggtctaggtcaaccatcacCTGGCGAACAAATATCATCacagaagcaaaaaacatagacctggtcatgtcttcacattcatggcatttcattacaacataatcagctatctccttaatcctcattctgatgacacccttttcttgaagTAAACGTCCAATCTGTTGGGCTCGAGCCTCCAACACCTGTGCATCTGTGTTGTTTTGGTCTTGTAACTGATGCATGCTTTCTTGCAATTGATAAATCAATGCgtagcaatgctctctttctgCCTTGAAATCCTTTGTTTGCTTGATCATTTTATTTTCCAGGGCAACTAGCTTTTTCTGTAAAATTgctacttctttgtcatatttctgcttcaactggtgGGCTAATCTAGGGTGTTCTTCCGCACCTTTGGCCAGCCTTGCCTGAGCATTGAACAAGTCCCTTTCGGCCTTTGTCAAGTCAAAACTGTAATCATGCACTTTCCGTCTCAGGttggttataattttctcatctctCTCACTTCTTGCTAGTGTCTCGGCGGCTATTTTCATTCTCTGGATCTGGGAtcgaagggcttcattttcctTGGCCAACCTTATCTTTTCcccttcatcttcatcttcagctgcctgcaaactaccatcaaatttgattttttcaatttgttcttCTAGCTTGTTTATAGTAGTTCGGTACTCCTTTTCTTTAGCCAACCAAACCCATTGCTCTCGTGCTCCATCggtgaattgttggacatggggCCTTTTGGCGGGCTGTTCTGGCTCTTGACCGACCTAACTTCTTTTCATGTACCATGTGGCGTAGTTGGATCCTACTTCACCCATGGACAAATCTCGTACTTGAGTCTGTGGTTCCAAGAACCTACATTGGTGCCAAATCTGACGAACCCTTTCTTCTGGAAATGTGGCTTTTAGGCATAGTTCAATAACCTGTGGACTCAAATCTTCGTCATAGGGGACTGCTTGGTATCTGCCCAATTGGCGTAGGACCTGATGCGGGGCATATGGCTGAATACTCCGAAGACCCATtaataaaagaaagcacactcCGGCGGACATGTAAATAACTTCATCGACCGGGAGCCAACCGAAAGTCCACTTAATTCGATTTGCGTTTAAAGAACCCAAATACGCGAACCATGCCTCAGTACCTTCTGGCAACTCATGACCATTTACTCAGTTTTCATATTCTTCGATGCAATTGAGTCCGGTCAGACCGTAGTTCATGTAACCTGGGCGATGACAAAGATGTTCTACCAACCACATTTGTAAAAGCAAGTTGCAACCCTCAAAAAACTTTGTCCCGGCTCGACAAGCGGTTAAAGCTCGGTAAATTTCTTCGAGAATCATCGGTATGATAGTGCCATTGGCCTTTTtgaccataaagtcggccactCCTGCGAGCCCCAATTCTATATGTTTGtcactccttgggcatatcagagtgcctaaaaatgccaccacaaaGGCCAGACCCCTACGTGCTTCCCATTTGTCTTTATTCATCTGATGATTCAAACTAATGTCCGGAGCCTCAAATCCGTGGGGGTCCCCATACCGGCTGTATAAGAAACGGAACGTGCAGAATCCTCCGGctaaattttcatctttaacctgccggctaatactgaggaggtccaaaaacttatgaggggttacagttcttggtgctactggatatTGATCCCTTAACTTCCCTTCGAAACCAGCATAACCTGCTACCTCTTCTAGTGTAGGGGTCAATTCGAAATCGGAGAAGTGGAAAACATTGTGTGTCGGGTCCCaaaacggtatcaaagcttcgATTATATCAACCCTTGGTTTAATTTTCAGAAGACCAGTGAGCCCACCTAAAGCCTTTGTCATAGAACGCTTGCCGACCTCCCCCAGGTCGTTCCACCACATATGGAGTCCTAGCAGAATCTCGTCTACGACTTGAAAAGGTATATTCTCAACA
The DNA window shown above is from Nicotiana tomentosiformis chromosome 8, ASM39032v3, whole genome shotgun sequence and carries:
- the LOC138897092 gene encoding uncharacterized protein, whose amino-acid sequence is MVEEGLKSSKIMSYSAIKATTQAIQSGTGNLLGKKKKEDVAMFVSGSWRGLRGPPHHYTQTQPRPQTYTQAPYNPSQHYFPPQNPRYSVELPQYHVHHAQSYAQPPPYPQWRAPTPQNPYPPPQPYRDPTGPSFRSRPDYRKERQQQKETFTPIGESYTSLFQRLRQLDVLRPIEPKTPNPPPRNLDYSLRCVYYSDAPGHDIEKCWHLKRAIQELIDTNQIVVQSPEAPNINQNPLPAHAETHMIEIVHKDGQPKNSSKSVMIIRASESNPVKAPDFAKAMPLTVEGVSEKPSTLNVKPSVLVVKGPPVDVEANQEKQKVVVPGVPGKPVIIVEGARVTPVIIKPVTQLPIVDTKAVPWNYKQVIVTYKGKEVEEEVNGTGGLTRSGRCFTPEELRKTKPFKDRHIPVKKPVTEEEAEEFLKKMKMQDYSIVESVEENTSSDLSFVFADTFR